One genomic segment of Ipomoea triloba cultivar NCNSP0323 chromosome 9, ASM357664v1 includes these proteins:
- the LOC116029061 gene encoding legumin A-like — protein MASLYSFVYALALLDSLATNWAHSLAPQMADQTIYEGEGGGYYTWSTSGAPFLSQAKLGAGKLVLQPNGFAIPHYTDAKKIGYVLQGRCVVGIISPNSTTEKVVKIEKGDVIPVKLGAVSWWYNEDDSDVVIVFLGDTTNSIIPGQISFYFSTIQLGGFSTEFLAKGFGLTASESKALFENQNAPTIITKLKAKLNISDPPNNNRKDLVFNLENASPFANIKNGGSLVSATAGNFPLLNHVGLSVFLVKLEPKSMLTPGYTADASYKLCYVSRGSARIQIVGLNGQLVLDDKVEAGQLFVVPKFFSASLIADKGLELVATLTSSEPILGNLAGYGSVWKALSPSILKASLNLSMEDEDIFKAKIAEATIIIPPNIN, from the exons ATGGCTAGTTTGTATTCCTTTGTGTATGCCTTGGCTTTGCTTGACAGCTTAGCTACGAATTGGGCGCATTCCTTGGCACCCCAAATGGCTGATCAAACCATTTATGAAGGAGAGGGTGGTGGATACTACACTTGGTCCACTTCTGGGGCTCCTTTTCTCTCCCAGGCAAAGCTTGGTGCCGGCAAGTTGGTTCTGCAGCCTAATGGGTTTGCCATCCCTCACTACACAGACGCCAAAAAGATAGGCTACGTTCTTCAAG GGCGTTGCGTGGTTGGAATTATATCTCCGAACAGTACCACTGAGAAGGTAGTCAAAATCGAGAAAGGTGATGTGATTCCGGTGAAGTTGGGAGCTGTGTCATGGTGGTACAACGAAGATGACTCCGATGTGGTCATTGTATTCTTGGGAGACACCACCAACTCTATTATCCCAGGCCAGATCAGCTTCTATTTCTCGACCATCCAACTCGGCGGTTTCTCCACAGAATTTCTTGCCAAAGGTTTTGGCTTAACCGCAAGTGAATCCAAAGCCCTATTCGAAAACCAAAATGCCCCTACCATCATAACCAAACTTAAAGCCAAATTGAACATCTCAGACCCCCCAAACAATAACCGAAAAGACTTGGTGTTCAATCTTGAAAATGCTTCGCCTTTTGCCAACATCAAGAACGGCGGATCTCTGGTTTCAGCCACGGCTGGGAATTTCCCTTTGCTCAACCACGTTGGCCTAAGCGTTTTTCTTGTAAAACTCGAACCTAAATCGATGTTAACTCCGGGTTACACGGCAGATGCCTCATATAAACTATGTTATGTCTCGAGGGGCAGTGCGAGGATTCAGATTGTTGGCCTTAACGGTCAACTGGTTTTGGACGACAAAGTTGAGGCTGGCCAACTTTTTGTCGTACCGAAATTCTTTTCTGCCTCACTCATAGCTGATAAAGGACTCGAGCTTGTGGCTACCTTAACATCTTCAGA GCCAATATTAGGGAACTTAGCTGGGTATGGATCAGTTTGGAAAGCTTTATCTCCTTCAATCCTGAAAGCATCCCTAAATCTTAGTATGGAGGACGAAGACATTTTTAAGGCCAAGATAGCGGAAGCCACAATAATTATCCCTcccaatattaattaa